Proteins found in one Triplophysa rosa unplaced genomic scaffold, Trosa_1v2 scaffold202_ERROPOS543526, whole genome shotgun sequence genomic segment:
- the LOC130549974 gene encoding E3 SUMO-protein ligase ZBED1-like isoform X1, with amino-acid sequence MASALDPRFKLKYVSEDNRGSIEDKLTAEMKSLINVMKNAPLETAAMAPDVTEDAAAPKKKKKGLGSFFKVTTDKTAGPLLQQDHAIALELQSYLQTETLDAEEDPLKWWRESQRFIPRLSNLARKYLCIPATSCSSERVFSTGGNIVSCSRSSLKPDHVDRLVFLAKNL; translated from the exons ATGGCCTCTGCCCTGGACCCAAGGTTCAAGctaaaatatgtcagtgaaGACAACCGAGGGTCTATTGAAGACAAACTGACAGCGGAGATGAAGAGTTTGATAAATGTCatg AAGAATGCCCCTCTTGAGACAGCAGCAATGGCTCCTGATGTTACAGAGGATGCTGCTGCtccaaagaaaaagaagaagggACTGGGCAGCTTCTTCAAGGTCACCACAGACAAAACTGCAGGACCTCTTCTCCAACAGGATCATGCCATTGCTCTTGAGCTACAGTCATATCTGCAGACAGAGACACTGGATGCTGAGGAAGACCCACTGAAGTGGTGGAGAGAATCTCAGAGGTTCATCCCACGGCTTTCCAACCTGGCGAGGAAATATCTGTGTATTCCAGCCACAAGTTGTTCTTCAGAGAGGGTCTTTAGCACTGGTGGAAATATTGTATCCTGCTCGCGTTCATCTCTGAAACCAGATCATGTAGACAGGCTGGTCTTTCTGGCTAAAAACCTTTAA
- the LOC130549974 gene encoding E3 SUMO-protein ligase ZBED1-like isoform X2: MASALDPRFKLKYVSEDNRGSIEDKLTAEMKSLINVMNAPLETAAMAPDVTEDAAAPKKKKKGLGSFFKVTTDKTAGPLLQQDHAIALELQSYLQTETLDAEEDPLKWWRESQRFIPRLSNLARKYLCIPATSCSSERVFSTGGNIVSCSRSSLKPDHVDRLVFLAKNL; this comes from the exons ATGGCCTCTGCCCTGGACCCAAGGTTCAAGctaaaatatgtcagtgaaGACAACCGAGGGTCTATTGAAGACAAACTGACAGCGGAGATGAAGAGTTTGATAAATGTCatg AATGCCCCTCTTGAGACAGCAGCAATGGCTCCTGATGTTACAGAGGATGCTGCTGCtccaaagaaaaagaagaagggACTGGGCAGCTTCTTCAAGGTCACCACAGACAAAACTGCAGGACCTCTTCTCCAACAGGATCATGCCATTGCTCTTGAGCTACAGTCATATCTGCAGACAGAGACACTGGATGCTGAGGAAGACCCACTGAAGTGGTGGAGAGAATCTCAGAGGTTCATCCCACGGCTTTCCAACCTGGCGAGGAAATATCTGTGTATTCCAGCCACAAGTTGTTCTTCAGAGAGGGTCTTTAGCACTGGTGGAAATATTGTATCCTGCTCGCGTTCATCTCTGAAACCAGATCATGTAGACAGGCTGGTCTTTCTGGCTAAAAACCTTTAA